In one Gemmatimonadales bacterium genomic region, the following are encoded:
- a CDS encoding amino acid racemase has translation MTPSIAGLVGGLGPESTIDYYRRIFECWQRFEPGSAPSIVIDSLDVQVALRLVESDRAALTDYLLASLQRLAGAGVDFAALTANTPHIVFDELAARAPIPLLSIVETCADEARRLALKRPALLGTRFTMEGEFYPTVFARRGITVVRPNDAERAMVHERYVGELIPGIFKDSTRAEIVALIETMASRDKIDSVILGGTELPLLLRDATVAGLPALDTTALHVDAIVARLRDKSG, from the coding sequence ATGACGCCATCGATCGCGGGACTCGTCGGCGGCCTCGGCCCGGAATCGACGATCGACTACTACCGGCGCATCTTCGAATGCTGGCAGCGATTCGAGCCCGGGAGCGCGCCATCGATCGTGATCGATTCGCTCGACGTGCAGGTGGCGCTGCGGCTGGTGGAGAGCGACCGCGCCGCACTGACCGATTATCTCCTCGCGTCGCTGCAGCGCCTCGCTGGTGCCGGCGTCGATTTCGCCGCGCTCACCGCCAACACGCCGCATATCGTCTTTGACGAACTGGCGGCGCGCGCGCCGATCCCGCTGCTCAGCATCGTGGAGACGTGCGCCGACGAGGCGCGGCGACTCGCCCTCAAGCGGCCGGCGCTCCTCGGCACGCGCTTCACCATGGAGGGCGAGTTCTATCCCACGGTCTTCGCACGGCGCGGGATCACGGTGGTGCGGCCGAACGACGCCGAACGGGCGATGGTCCACGAACGCTATGTCGGCGAGCTCATTCCGGGGATCTTCAAGGATTCGACGCGGGCGGAGATCGTGGCGCTGATCGAGACAATGGCGAGCCGGGACAAGATCGACAGTGTGATCCTCGGTGGGACCGAACTGCCATTGCTGTTGCGCGACGCGACTGTCGCCGGTTTGCCGGCGCTCGACACGACGGCGTTGCACGTCGACGCGATTGTGGCGCGGTTGCGCGACAAGAGCGGATGA
- a CDS encoding PEP-CTERM sorting domain-containing protein, producing MKLQSALVTLALAGGAATAQAQSWSSVGSPNNVSSGQQFWDNTSADGAHCNVGYILTGVAGTSGNACANQRPTGWLPYTGTTPTTYLNNGSGGFQAYSFGAGTYTFSLLSGTSAPGGDVAGANQDWGYFDILTGVKTSLNTTIPSGDVTMADSWGLYILMTNGTYAYSNHDNQFALFGFGATGATSATGPSGTAWIGGIEDIYTGHSGGSDVDYQDELIRIDADDIGIPEEATPEPATMTLMATGLAGLAGAGLRRKRR from the coding sequence ATGAAGCTCCAGTCAGCTCTTGTGACCCTCGCCCTCGCAGGCGGTGCAGCCACGGCCCAGGCCCAATCGTGGTCGTCGGTCGGCTCCCCGAACAACGTCAGTAGCGGGCAGCAATTCTGGGACAACACTTCCGCCGACGGCGCGCACTGCAATGTCGGCTACATCCTGACCGGTGTCGCCGGCACCAGCGGCAACGCCTGCGCCAATCAGCGTCCGACGGGATGGCTGCCGTACACCGGTACGACGCCAACTACCTATCTCAATAACGGGTCGGGTGGCTTCCAGGCGTATTCGTTCGGTGCCGGCACCTACACCTTCTCGCTGCTCTCCGGGACTTCAGCGCCCGGCGGCGACGTGGCCGGCGCGAACCAGGACTGGGGATACTTCGACATCCTGACCGGCGTCAAGACCTCGCTCAATACGACGATCCCGAGCGGCGACGTGACCATGGCTGATTCATGGGGGCTCTACATCCTGATGACCAATGGCACCTACGCCTATTCGAACCATGACAACCAGTTCGCGCTCTTCGGATTTGGCGCGACCGGCGCGACCTCGGCGACGGGCCCGTCAGGGACCGCGTGGATTGGCGGTATCGAGGACATCTACACCGGGCACAGCGGCGGCTCGGACGTTGACTATCAGGACGAGCTCATCCGCATCGATGCCGATGACATCGGCATCCCGGAGGAAGCGACTCCGGAGCCGGCAACGATGACGCTGATGGCAACGGGTCTCGCCGGACTCGCCGGAGCCGGACTGCGCCGCAAGCGCCGCTAG
- a CDS encoding amidase family protein: MNTRRQFLIQTPLALLTVAVGCRQDGGSTAQQPSSASGGTPAPGAPPTFGTGAGSGPPVNAATFAEAEKLPQVTLTPAQQAQAADSWRQSMAPYLERRTGPRKLAIAPTDAPATLWNPMLPGVAPGPSKDHFVRSAATRAPLPSTDDAIAFAPVWQLSKWIESKQLTSTRLTQIYLSRIDRLNPKVNAIITLTRDQALARAAQADAEIKAGKYRGPLHGIPYGVKDLLDTAGIATTYGAEPFKNRIPTANSAVVQRLDDAGAVLLAKLSLGALALNDIWFGGQTMNPWLLEEGASGSSAGPGASTAAGLVGFAIGSETDGSIVSPSMRCGVTGFRPTFGRVARSGAMTLCWSLDKLGPMTRAVEDTMLVLRAISGPDAGDPSSVPSHLDFDATASVKGLKVGYIASWMKEAPATDVDRAALDTIRSVGMIPTEVTLPDWPYDSMMPILFAEGAASFEELTLTNQMDTLRMQVKDAWPNLFRQARFLSAVDMVQADRMRRKVALEMARIFASVDLLIVPSLRDEQLTITNFTGHPSLTMRAGFVQVAEARSDWAPDPAHPLPKFSPPRRVPHGITLLGRLFEDGRVAQAGLALERAFGVVGEHPPGF, encoded by the coding sequence ATGAACACTCGCCGTCAATTCCTGATCCAGACCCCGCTGGCGCTTCTCACCGTCGCGGTGGGATGCCGCCAGGATGGCGGCTCCACAGCTCAGCAACCGTCGAGCGCGAGCGGTGGCACGCCGGCTCCCGGCGCCCCGCCGACCTTCGGCACCGGCGCCGGGTCGGGGCCACCGGTCAACGCGGCGACATTTGCCGAAGCGGAAAAACTCCCGCAGGTCACCCTCACGCCGGCACAGCAGGCGCAGGCAGCGGACTCCTGGCGCCAGTCGATGGCGCCGTACCTCGAGCGGCGAACCGGCCCGCGGAAACTCGCGATCGCGCCGACCGATGCACCCGCAACACTCTGGAATCCGATGCTGCCGGGTGTCGCTCCTGGCCCATCGAAGGACCACTTCGTCCGCAGCGCGGCGACGAGGGCGCCGTTGCCATCCACTGACGACGCCATCGCCTTCGCGCCGGTGTGGCAGCTGTCGAAGTGGATCGAATCGAAGCAACTCACGTCGACGCGACTGACGCAGATCTATCTCTCGCGCATCGATCGCCTCAACCCGAAGGTCAACGCGATCATCACCCTGACGCGCGATCAGGCACTTGCACGCGCGGCGCAGGCAGACGCCGAAATCAAGGCGGGGAAGTATCGCGGCCCGCTGCACGGCATCCCGTATGGCGTGAAGGACCTTCTCGACACCGCCGGCATCGCGACGACCTACGGCGCGGAGCCGTTCAAGAACCGGATTCCGACAGCGAACTCCGCCGTGGTGCAGCGTCTCGACGACGCCGGCGCGGTCCTCCTCGCCAAGCTGTCACTCGGCGCGCTGGCGCTCAACGACATCTGGTTCGGCGGGCAGACGATGAATCCGTGGCTCCTGGAAGAAGGTGCATCGGGATCGAGTGCCGGTCCGGGTGCTTCGACCGCCGCCGGTCTCGTCGGATTCGCGATCGGCAGCGAAACCGATGGGAGCATCGTGAGTCCATCGATGCGCTGCGGCGTGACCGGCTTTCGCCCGACCTTCGGACGGGTGGCGCGAAGCGGCGCGATGACGCTCTGCTGGTCGCTCGACAAGCTCGGCCCCATGACGCGCGCGGTCGAAGACACGATGCTGGTGCTCCGCGCCATCAGCGGACCTGATGCCGGCGATCCGTCGAGCGTTCCCAGCCATCTCGATTTCGACGCCACCGCGAGCGTGAAGGGGCTCAAGGTCGGATACATCGCATCGTGGATGAAGGAAGCGCCCGCGACCGACGTCGATCGCGCCGCACTCGACACGATCAGGTCGGTCGGAATGATCCCGACGGAAGTGACCCTCCCCGACTGGCCGTACGATTCGATGATGCCGATCCTCTTCGCCGAAGGCGCGGCATCGTTCGAGGAGCTCACGCTGACCAACCAGATGGACACGCTGCGGATGCAGGTCAAGGATGCGTGGCCGAATCTCTTCCGTCAGGCACGCTTCCTCTCCGCGGTCGACATGGTGCAGGCCGACCGGATGCGCCGGAAGGTCGCGCTGGAAATGGCCCGCATCTTCGCATCGGTCGACTTGCTGATCGTGCCGTCGCTTCGCGATGAACAGCTGACGATCACCAACTTCACCGGGCATCCGTCGCTCACCATGCGCGCCGGGTTCGTACAGGTCGCCGAAGCGCGCAGTGACTGGGCGCCCGACCCGGCGCATCCGCTGCCGAAGTTCTCGCCGCCGAGACGGGTACCGCACGGAATCACCCTGCTGGGACGCCTCTTCGAGGATGGCCGGGTGGCGCAGGCGGGGCTGGCGCTCGAGCGGGCATTCGGCGTCGTGGGCGAGCATCCGCCGGGGTTCTGA
- a CDS encoding transketolase — protein MTPGPISGSELFELDDATIERLELTANAMRESIISMLLAAGSGHTAGPLGMADIFAYLFMHALRHQPSNPAWPERDRLVLSNGHICPVLYAAMAHSGYFPIEELQTLRKFGSRLQGHPHRERLPGLETSSGPLGSGLSQAVGMAIADRIDSPSSDRTIYCLLSDGEHDEGATWEAGMLGGKEKLRNLIAIIDRNNIQIDGFTEQVMPLEPIADKWRAWNWHVIEIDGHNFRAIDGAIREAKAIYEHPTMIVAHTIPGKGVREFERKYEWHGKPPDAKQGKMALDELRTLDGRIRAEHEGSR, from the coding sequence ATGACACCCGGACCGATCAGCGGCAGCGAACTGTTCGAGCTCGACGACGCAACGATCGAGCGGCTGGAACTCACCGCGAACGCGATGCGTGAGTCGATCATCTCCATGCTCCTCGCCGCCGGAAGCGGACACACCGCCGGCCCCCTCGGCATGGCCGACATCTTTGCCTACCTCTTCATGCATGCGCTGCGGCACCAGCCCTCGAATCCGGCGTGGCCGGAGCGCGACCGCCTGGTCCTTTCCAACGGACACATCTGTCCCGTGCTGTACGCTGCGATGGCGCACTCCGGATACTTCCCTATCGAGGAATTGCAGACGCTGCGCAAGTTCGGCTCACGGCTGCAGGGCCATCCACATCGCGAGCGACTGCCGGGACTCGAAACGAGCTCCGGTCCGCTCGGCTCGGGTCTGTCGCAGGCGGTGGGGATGGCGATCGCCGACCGGATCGACTCGCCGTCGAGTGATCGCACCATCTACTGCCTCCTCTCCGACGGCGAGCACGACGAGGGGGCGACGTGGGAAGCGGGGATGCTCGGCGGCAAGGAGAAGCTGCGCAACCTGATCGCGATCATCGACCGCAACAACATCCAGATCGACGGCTTCACCGAGCAGGTGATGCCGCTCGAACCGATCGCCGACAAGTGGCGCGCGTGGAACTGGCATGTGATCGAAATCGACGGGCACAACTTCCGTGCGATCGACGGCGCGATCCGCGAAGCGAAGGCGATCTACGAACATCCGACGATGATCGTGGCGCACACCATTCCGGGGAAGGGCGTCCGCGAATTCGAGCGCAAGTACGAATGGCACGGAAAGCCGCCCGACGCGAAGCAGGGGAAGATGGCGCTCGACGAACTTCGCACGCTCGACGGGAGAATCCGCGCCGAGCACGAGGGGTCGCGATGA
- a CDS encoding transketolase C-terminal domain-containing protein encodes MIVPDQHFDARIFEKDVAMAAIRSGFGDGLVLAGERDPNVVGLCADLTDSTHMLPFKEKYPDRFIEVGVAEQNLAGVGSGMAAMGKVPFITSYAMFSPGRNWEQIRTTICYNDQPVKIAGSHAGISVGPDGGTHQAIEDIAITRVIPRMIVLSPCDAIEARKATIAAASTGTPVYLRLAREKTPVMTTDDSPFEIGKAQCVWDTSLGQPALEPQVTLIATGALLHQALVAAREVAADGIGSIVINLSTIKPIDEAGILAAVRRAPRVVTVEEHQVAGGMGSAVAELLVQRMPVPQRFIGVGDDFGQSGTPEELIAHYGMDTPHIVAAIRDVVHV; translated from the coding sequence ATGATCGTTCCGGACCAGCACTTCGACGCGCGGATCTTCGAGAAGGACGTCGCGATGGCGGCGATTCGCAGCGGGTTCGGTGATGGCCTCGTGCTCGCGGGTGAGCGCGATCCCAACGTGGTGGGTCTCTGCGCCGACCTCACCGACTCGACGCACATGCTGCCATTCAAGGAAAAGTATCCCGATCGGTTCATCGAGGTCGGCGTCGCCGAGCAGAATCTTGCCGGTGTGGGAAGCGGCATGGCGGCGATGGGGAAAGTTCCGTTCATCACGTCGTACGCGATGTTCTCGCCGGGACGGAACTGGGAGCAGATCCGGACGACGATCTGCTACAACGACCAGCCGGTGAAGATCGCGGGATCGCACGCCGGGATTTCGGTGGGACCCGATGGCGGCACCCACCAGGCGATCGAGGATATCGCGATCACGCGCGTCATTCCGCGGATGATCGTGCTCTCGCCGTGCGACGCGATCGAGGCGCGCAAGGCGACGATCGCCGCGGCGAGCACCGGGACGCCGGTCTACCTGCGGCTGGCGCGTGAGAAGACTCCGGTGATGACCACGGACGATTCTCCGTTCGAAATCGGCAAGGCGCAGTGTGTCTGGGACACGAGCCTCGGCCAGCCGGCGCTCGAGCCGCAGGTGACGCTGATCGCCACCGGCGCGCTGCTGCACCAGGCGCTTGTCGCCGCGCGGGAGGTTGCCGCCGACGGGATCGGATCGATCGTGATCAACCTCTCGACGATCAAGCCGATCGACGAAGCGGGGATTCTGGCGGCGGTACGGCGCGCGCCGCGGGTTGTCACGGTGGAGGAACATCAGGTCGCCGGCGGGATGGGGTCCGCGGTCGCCGAGCTGCTGGTGCAACGGATGCCGGTACCGCAGCGATTCATCGGCGTGGGGGACGACTTCGGGCAATCGGGAACGCCTGAGGAGCTGATCGCGCACTACGGGATGGACACGCCGCACATCGTGGCGGCGATCCGTGACGTGGTGCATGTTTAG